The following are encoded together in the Glycine soja cultivar W05 chromosome 5, ASM419377v2, whole genome shotgun sequence genome:
- the LOC114411702 gene encoding uncharacterized protein LOC114411702 has protein sequence MKIVIAKNPINLVNSQGSLVLFRAPSLARNFLHASSSKWPRSTNPLMFSFSSLRVSVSCASSSSTVYGGWDDLGSSDAPGESNALRNFLVSIGIDDRKNVFVFLLGLVCALAISRVKVSSIVVLPASALVFAVGFTVGFFRNGTFGEVRASGSKRREKEENSNLNWKLSWEKLRSLVEFFDELDLVVDNLKNDVQSAIRDNKIRVDDFYGYVEVTDKIKISAKNARDVVRALIDNEENSGGVLVENHKSGRRKKQVGESGYQMLQSFSSLFGENLFSSNPTKVRENVKQEAVDRTLNQTRGNGNVPLVEDRALNLVDDHKGNRKLDLDPSQDSSTNSVLDMNKNGSIRTTPEGENVGLGDIRRSTNKFFDDKEYSYRNKGLRFTNNHSFSLKMDSSSVTDMWESQDSLIDSESFKVRTKRMESESSFLREQLLDGGHETFRSSHDKREGGSDRSQYNNDTVNYDDHRHLADDLSAHENEFNTPSSTKISDDMMFDRYLAEATDLLKQAKEFIKGRQGEEQAEIMLYRSANLLSKAVELKPMSLLAVGQLGNTYLLHGELKLKISRELRTLLSGSIQPSSVKHSRILKGLRNKINSKEEVAPFLIDVCEECEELLVEAGRKYRLALSIDSNDVRALYNWGLALSFRGQLIADIGPGAAFEAERVFLAAIDKFDAMLLKGNVYAPDALFRWGVALQQRSRLRPGSSKEKLKLLQQAKRLYEDALDMNSNNGQVKDALSSCLAELNYRQF, from the exons ATGAAAATCGTAATTGCGAAGAATCCCATTAATCTTGTCAACTCTCAGGGTTCGCTTGTTCTTTTCCGTGCTCCTTCCCTTGCTCGAAATTTTCTTCACGCTTCGAGCTCCAAATGGCCACGCAGCACCAATCCCCTCATGTTTTCGTTTTCTTCATTGAGAGTTTCAGTTTCGTGCGCTTCTTCGTCCTCGACTGTGTACGGAGGTTGGGACGATCTTGGCAGTTCCGACGCGCCTGGTGAGTCCAACGCGCTGCGCAATTTTCTCGTTTCTATCGGAATCGATGATAGGAAGAACGTTTTCGTGTTCCTATTGGGTCTCGTTTGTGCGTTGGCGATTTCTAGGGTTAAGGTTTCTTCTATTGTCGTTCTTCCTGCTTCCGCGTTGGTTTTCGCCGTTGGTTTCACGGTAGGGTTTTTCCGAAACGGAACGTTCGGTGAGGTGAGGGCGAGTGGGAGTAAGAGGAGGGAAAAGGAAGAGAATTCGAATTTGAATTGGAAGCTGTCTTGGGAGAAATTGAGGAGTTTGGTGGAATTTTTTGACGAGCTTGATCTTGTGGTCGATAACTTGAAGAATGATGTACAAAGTGCTATTAGGGATAATAAGATTCGAGTGGATGATTTTTATGGTTATGTTGAAGTCACGGATAAGATTAAAATTTCAGCTAAGAATGCTAGGGATGTTGTTAGGGCTTTAATTGATAATGAGGAAAACTCTGGTGGTGTTTTGGTTGAGAACCATAAGAGTGGTAGAAGAAAGAAACAAGTTGGAGAAAGTGGGTACCAGATGCTCCAGTCTTTTAGCAGTTTGTTTGGGGAAAATTTGTTTAGCTCCAATCCCACCAAAGTCAGAGAAAATGTTAAGCAAGAGGCAGTGGATAGAACGTTGAATCAAACTCGAGGAAATGGTAATGTGCCTCTAGTTGAAGACAGGGCTTTGAATTTGGTTGATGATCATAAGGGAAATCGTAAATTGGATCTGGATCCTTCTCAAGACTCATCTACTAACTCTGTTTTGGATATGAACAAAAATGGAAGTATAAGAACTACTCCCGAGGGAGAAAATGTTGGCTTAGGGGACATTCGGAGAAGCACTAATAAATTCTTTGATGATAAAGAGTATAGTTACAGGAACAAAGGATTGAGATTCACAAATAATCACAGCTTCTCTTTGAAGATGGATTCCAGCAGCGTAACAGACATGTGGGAATCCCAAGACAGTCTGATTGATTCTGAGAGCTTTAAAGTCAGAACAAAACGCATGGAAAGTGAGTCCTCGTTTTTGCGTGAGCAGCTGCTCGATGGAGGTCATGAGACTTTCAGGTCTTCTCACGACAAGAGGGAGGGTGGATCTGACAGGTCTCAGTATAACAATGATACGGTGAATTATGATGATCATCGCCATCTTGCAGATGATTTATCTGCACACGAGAATGAATTCAATACCCCTTCATCTACAAAGATTTCAGATGATATGATGTTTGATAGGTATCTTGCTGAAGCAACAGACCTTCTAAAACAAGCAAAAGAGTTTATAAAAGGTAGGCAGGGTGAAGAGCAAGCTGAAATCATGTTATACAGGTCCGCAAACTTACTATCCAAGGCTGTGGAGTTGAAGCCCATGAGTTTGTTGGCTGTAGGCCAGTTAGGAAACACTTACCTTCTTCATGGAGAATTGAAGTTGAAGATTAGTCGTGAATTGAGAACTCTTCTTTCTGGGAGCATCCAACCATCATCTGTCAAACATAGTAGAATATTGAAGGGACTGAGGAATAAAATCAATAGTAAAGAGGAAGTTGCACCATTTCTTATTGATGTTTGTGAAGAGTGTGAAGAGCTACTAGTGGAGGCAGGCAGAAAGTATAGGCTGGCATTGTCAATTGATTCAAATGATGTGAGAGCCCTGTATAATTGGGGCCTTGCTCTTTCTTTCCGAGGCCAATTGATAGCAGATATTGGTCCG GGTGCTGCTTTTGAGGCTGAAAGAGTGTTCCTGGCTGCAATTGACAAGTTTGATGCTATGCTGTTAAAGGGCAATGTTTATGCACCAGATG CTTTGTTTAGATGGGGTGTGGCATTGCAGCAGCGATCTCGCTTAAGGCCAGGAAGTAGTAAAGAGAAGTTGAAGTTACTGCAACAAGCTAAAAGGCTATATGAAGATGCCCTTGATATGAACTCCAATAACGGGCAAGTGAAAGACGCCTTATCCTCATGTCTCGCTGAGCTTAATTATCGACAGTTTTAG
- the LOC114411703 gene encoding uncharacterized protein LOC114411703, with translation MNLRPLGPLVRMAVVIFGGVATLNLASAATIKVLRFASEKKREKVALPCRVCRGKGFYICKLCNGNSTISWSPMFDPIAINPCVCPTCEGNRVQRCLNCLGKGYD, from the exons ATGAATCTAAGGCCATTGGGGCCATTGGTTAGGATGGCTGTAGTTATATTTGGTGGAGTGGCCACTTTGAACTTGGCTTCTGCTGCTACCATCAAAGTGCTTCGGTTTGCGTCTGAGAAGAAACGG GAAAAAGTTGCGTTGCCGTGTAGGGTTTGTAGAGGGAAGGGGTTTTATATATGCAAACTGTGCAATGGGAACTCCACCATATCTTGGTCACCAATGTTCGACCCTATTGCAATTAACCCCTGCGTTTGTCCAACTTGCGAAGGAAACAG AGTTCAACGCTGTTTGAACTGTCTTGGAAAAGGCTATGATTGA
- the LOC114411705 gene encoding mediator of RNA polymerase II transcription subunit 17-like, which translates to MDDGMQLQISLDKLPIKRLDSIEENGIERFPPDVDYDEKRLSLIRRIDFAWAVEKDEEKKKKQKSSKETSTPWQWQGMVENLQLAHQELSVIIDLINTVEANDAVTVASMTRPKLLPNEALSDLAVSAATKLQCYRHVGKYFKQSAKAFEQQVAREARFYGALIRLQQNWKVKRQRQAAIVPGNEGFTFDLFDNSYDQAAIIRSLSMSTVRVNHDAAGNLAINVSPDLCHSLQFGFVGAQSDDTRRKSNQNKSHFSGELNLGKTGEESLSDEECVKKTHSLLREVHEAIFNEQVFDLVNREAFNTVAGVSVTGIRENYLQLSLGQETSVYLTLVSNSQDHSTVEGELTDNAENAILPLESSDGMKREAKQNTSNKGQFSNSICYEIYIQQIFHEYIFGKGGDKPSSSGNRLSGIQAKDGSSLLGHFFKSLAHRIFSTKVLAELENVVCKVPYIQLISNPTWHSRASSWTLYMEVPQSILRGSQTKTSDYYEKNAVKRQFWTKVVVNDDCINVKAEGSPNVAGLFKGKIEETHSINKYNCNLADLPVIILQQVASQIINWLYQEAMMVGIKANRDFLCLSLELEQGETLGLVASVDPEDSEGCISWWLVMEDSFAEEQKLHMSITDGASEYRKFLGHLSLDLLYATLIDLVSLCSGGGSQ; encoded by the exons ATGGACGATGGCATGCAATTGCAAATCTCCCTTGACAAGCTACCAATCAAGCGCTTGGATTCCATTGAAGAAAATGGAATTGAACGATTCCCACC AGATGTGGATTACGATGAGAAGCGGCTCTCCCTAATTAGGCGAATTGACTTCGCTTGGGCTGTTGAGAAggatgaggagaagaagaagaagcagaagaGCTCAAAGGAGACCTCAACGCCATGGCAATGGCAGGGCATGGTAGAAAATTTGCAGTTGGCTCATCAGGAGCTCTCTGTCATCATAGATCTCATTAACACT gtTGAAGCAAATGATGCAGTAACAGTGGCTAGCATGACAAGACCAAAACTATTACCAAATGAAGCTTTGTCTGACCTGGCTGTATCTGCAGCCACCAAGCTGCAATGTTACCGC CATGTTGGGAAATATTTCAAGCAATCTGCCAAGGCTTTTGAACAACAGGTTGCTCGGGAAGCTAGGTTTTATGGTGCCCTTATCAG GTTGCAGCAAAATTGGAAGGTTAAACGGCAACGTCAGGCAGCTATTGTTCCAGGGAATGAAGGCTTCACCTTTGATCTCTTTGATAACTCATATGACCAAGCAGCTATTATTCGCTCATTGTCTATGTCCACTGTTCGAGTTAATCATGATGCAGCTGGAAATCTGGCAATAAATGTGTCTCCGGATTTATGCCATTCTCTCCAATTTGGTTTCGTTGGTGCACAATCAGATGATACAAGGAGGAAATCCAATCAAAACAAATCCCACTTTTCAGGTGAGCTTAATTTGGGAAAAACAGGTGAAGAGTCCTTAAGTGATGAAGAGTGTGTTAAGAAAACACATTCACTCCTTCGTGAAGTACATGAAGCAATTTTCAATGAACAG GTGTTTGATCTGGTGAATCGAGAAGCATTTAACACAGTTGCAGGTGTCAGTGTGACTGGAATACGggaaaattatttacaattaagCTTAGGTCAAGAAACCTCTGTGTACTTAACACTAGTGTCCAATAGTCAAGATCATTCTACAGTTGAAGGTGAACTCACCGATAACGCAGAAAATGCAATTTTACCTCTGGAATCATCTGATGGAATGAAGCGTGAAGCCAAACAGAACACCTCTAACAAAGGGCAGTTTTCTAATTCCATCTGCTATGAGATTTATATTCAACAGATTTTTCATGAATATATATTTGGAAAAGGTGGTGATAAACCAAGTTCCTCTGGAAATCGTTTGTCTGGCATACAGGCAAAGGATGGATCCAGTCTTCTtggtcatttttttaaatctttagcTCACAGGATATTTTCAACTAAAGTTCTTGCAGAGCTGGAAAACGTG GTATGCAAGGTCCCGTATATACAGCTAATTTCTAATCCCACATGGCATTCTCGGGCTTCGTCATGGACACTCTACATGGAGGTTCCTCAATCTATTCTTCGTGGTAGCCAAACCAAAACATCAGATTATTATGAGAAAAATGCTGTCAAGCGTCAGTTTTGGACTAAGGTGGTGGTAAATGATGATTGCATCAACGTTAAAGCTGAAGGTTCTCCAAATGTCGCTGGCCTGttcaagggaaagattgaggaaacccattcaataaacaaatataactgCAACTTAGCTGATCTTCCTGTGATTATTCTGCAGCAG GTTGCGAGCCAAATTATTAATTGGCTCTATCAGGAAGCTATGATGGTTGGGATAAAAGCAAATCGAGACTTCTTATGCCTATCTTTGGAGCTGGAGCAGGGTGAAACACTTGGCCTGGTTGCAAGTGTTGATCCAGAAGATAGTGAAGGGTGTATATCTTGGTGGTTGGTCATGGAGGACAGTTTTGCAGAGGAGCAAAAGCTTCATATGAGCATCACGGATGGTGCATCCGAATATAGGAAATTCCTAGGTCACTTGTCTCTTGATTTGTTATACGCAACACTGATCGACTTGGTTAGCTTGTGCAGTGGTGGAGGCAGCCAATGA
- the LOC114411707 gene encoding uncharacterized protein LOC114411707 isoform X2: MRFKKGNKVEVLSKVEVPCGSWLYAEIICGNGHHYTVKYDGYESDAGEAIVEQVSRKDIRPCPPALELTDNWNSGDVVEVFQNFSWKMATVLKVFGKNHILVRLLGSSLEFQVSKFDIRVRQSWQDDKWIIVGKGSSSHENRKRSSAQLQKMYTKTKLSGSAYYRPEKKKLSILESKLVSFKTLKRGSNSQVDAYAKPPPKFRARENEGRCHRARLRNPPTPLKQVQGVSFPREVIAEECIPASVNNRKTGISNMVDMERRKQTGENLESNHAYSVTCSVGSCSITSRNSYKSQFPVYAGPFDDVDSSFSDAESVCQRSDEEGNCSPPTQEELAAEIHRAEKEAYRCCFQISTDSFLL; encoded by the exons ATGAGATTTAAGAAAGGGAATAAGGTGGAAGTGTTAAGCAAAGTTGAGGTGCCGTGTGGCTCCTGGCTATATGCAGAGATCATTTGTGGTAATGGCCACCACTATACTGTGAAATATGATGGATATGAAAGTGATGCTGGTGAGGCAATTGTGGAACAGGTGTCCAGGAAAGACATAAGGCCGTGTCCGCCTGCACTTGAACTCACAGATAATTGGAATTCAGGTGATGTTGTAGAGGTCTTCCAGAATTTCTCATGGAAGATGGCTACAGTTTTGAAGGTTTTTGGGAAAAACCACATTTTGGTCAGGCTACTTGGATCTTCTTTGGAATTTCAAGTGAGCAAATTTGACATTCGGGTGAGACAGTCTTGGCAAGATGACAAGTGGATTATAGTTGGAAAG GGTTCTTCCAgccatgaaaacagaaaacgttCTAGCGCCCAACTTCAGAAGATGTATACAAAGACAAAACTGTCAGGTTCCGCTTACTATCGTCctgaaaagaaaaaactgaGTATTCTGGAATCCAAACTCGTTTCTTTTAAAACATTGAAACGAGGAAGCAATTCACAAGTTGACGCATATGCTAAGCCTCCCCCAAAGTTTAGAGCACGTGAAAATGAAGGCAGATGTCACAGAGCAAGACTTAGAAATCCACCCACACCACTCAAACAGGTACAGGGTGTCAGTTTTCCAAGAGAAGTGATCGCTGAAGAATGCATACCTGCTTCTGTAAACAACAGAAAAACTGGGATTTCTAATATGGTTGACATGGAGAGGAGGAAACAGACAGGAGAAAACTTAGAATCAAATCATGCTTATAGTGTTACATGCTCTGTTGGTAGTTGTAGTATCACTAGCAGGAATTCCTATAAATCGCAATTTCCTGTATATGCAGGTCCTTTTGATGATGTAGACAGTTCATTTAGTGATGCTGAGTCTGTCTGCCAGAGGAGTGATGAGGAAGGGAATTGTTCCCCTCCTACACAAGAGGAATTGGCGGCAGAAATTCATAG ggctgagaaggaggcataTAGGTGTTGCTTCCAGATTTCTACAGATTCTTTCTTGCTCTAG
- the LOC114411707 gene encoding uncharacterized protein LOC114411707 isoform X1 — protein sequence MRFKKGNKVEVLSKVEVPCGSWLYAEIICGNGHHYTVKYDGYESDAGEAIVEQVSRKDIRPCPPALELTDNWNSGDVVEVFQNFSWKMATVLKVFGKNHILVRLLGSSLEFQVSKFDIRVRQSWQDDKWIIVGKGSSSHENRKRSSAQLQKMYTKTKLSGSAYYRPEKKKLSILESKLVSFKTLKRGSNSQVDAYAKPPPKFRARENEGRCHRARLRNPPTPLKQVQGVSFPREVIAEECIPASVNNRKTGISNMVDMERRKQTGENLESNHAYSVTCSVGSCSITSRNSYKSQFPVYAGPFDDVDSSFSDAESVCQRSDEEGNCSPPTQEELAAEIHRLELHAYHCTIEALHASGPLSWEQEALMTNLRLSLHISNDEHLMELRNLISSENSIPFR from the exons ATGAGATTTAAGAAAGGGAATAAGGTGGAAGTGTTAAGCAAAGTTGAGGTGCCGTGTGGCTCCTGGCTATATGCAGAGATCATTTGTGGTAATGGCCACCACTATACTGTGAAATATGATGGATATGAAAGTGATGCTGGTGAGGCAATTGTGGAACAGGTGTCCAGGAAAGACATAAGGCCGTGTCCGCCTGCACTTGAACTCACAGATAATTGGAATTCAGGTGATGTTGTAGAGGTCTTCCAGAATTTCTCATGGAAGATGGCTACAGTTTTGAAGGTTTTTGGGAAAAACCACATTTTGGTCAGGCTACTTGGATCTTCTTTGGAATTTCAAGTGAGCAAATTTGACATTCGGGTGAGACAGTCTTGGCAAGATGACAAGTGGATTATAGTTGGAAAG GGTTCTTCCAgccatgaaaacagaaaacgttCTAGCGCCCAACTTCAGAAGATGTATACAAAGACAAAACTGTCAGGTTCCGCTTACTATCGTCctgaaaagaaaaaactgaGTATTCTGGAATCCAAACTCGTTTCTTTTAAAACATTGAAACGAGGAAGCAATTCACAAGTTGACGCATATGCTAAGCCTCCCCCAAAGTTTAGAGCACGTGAAAATGAAGGCAGATGTCACAGAGCAAGACTTAGAAATCCACCCACACCACTCAAACAGGTACAGGGTGTCAGTTTTCCAAGAGAAGTGATCGCTGAAGAATGCATACCTGCTTCTGTAAACAACAGAAAAACTGGGATTTCTAATATGGTTGACATGGAGAGGAGGAAACAGACAGGAGAAAACTTAGAATCAAATCATGCTTATAGTGTTACATGCTCTGTTGGTAGTTGTAGTATCACTAGCAGGAATTCCTATAAATCGCAATTTCCTGTATATGCAGGTCCTTTTGATGATGTAGACAGTTCATTTAGTGATGCTGAGTCTGTCTGCCAGAGGAGTGATGAGGAAGGGAATTGTTCCCCTCCTACACAAGAGGAATTGGCGGCAGAAATTCATAGGTTAGAGTTGCATGCCTATCATTGTACAATTGAGGCATTGCATGCATCAGGACCCTTAAGTTGGGAACAGGAAGCATTAATGACAAACCTCCGTCTTTCGCTCCACATATCAAACGATGAACACTTAATGGAGctaagaaatttgatttcttctgAAAACAGCATTCCTTTCAGATGA